A genomic window from Sphingomonas taxi includes:
- a CDS encoding DODA-type extradiol aromatic ring-opening family dioxygenase: MTLPTLFVPHGGGPCFFMDPGGGPPDPMWRPMQAYLAGLLATLPERPRAILMVSGHWETPELTVHVGERPSLLFDYHNFPSHTYRLRWDAPGAPDVARRAATLLRGAGHAVGEEAARGWDHGVFIPMMVADPAATIPLAQLSLRADLDPAAHVAIGRALAPLRDEGVLIVGSGMSFHNLRARGPQLTLVAAAWDAALTDAVTDPDSARRAARVIDWESLPHARFAHPEAEHLLPLMVALGAGGEAAAVCDYRDVVLGWAVTAYRFG; the protein is encoded by the coding sequence ATGACGCTTCCGACGCTGTTCGTGCCGCATGGCGGCGGCCCCTGCTTCTTCATGGACCCGGGCGGTGGGCCGCCCGATCCGATGTGGCGGCCGATGCAGGCCTATCTCGCCGGCCTGCTCGCCACGCTGCCGGAGCGGCCACGCGCGATCCTGATGGTCTCGGGCCATTGGGAGACGCCGGAGCTCACCGTCCATGTCGGCGAGCGACCGTCGTTGCTGTTCGACTATCACAACTTTCCCTCGCACACCTACCGCCTGCGCTGGGATGCGCCGGGGGCGCCCGATGTCGCCCGCCGCGCCGCGACACTGCTGCGCGGTGCAGGTCATGCGGTCGGCGAGGAGGCGGCGCGCGGCTGGGACCATGGCGTGTTCATCCCGATGATGGTCGCCGATCCCGCCGCCACCATCCCGCTGGCGCAACTGTCGCTGCGCGCCGACCTCGACCCGGCGGCGCATGTCGCGATCGGGCGGGCGCTCGCGCCGCTCCGCGACGAGGGCGTGCTGATCGTCGGATCGGGGATGAGCTTCCACAATCTGCGTGCCCGCGGGCCGCAGCTGACGCTGGTCGCCGCCGCATGGGACGCGGCGCTCACCGACGCGGTCACCGATCCCGATTCCGCCCGCCGCGCGGCGCGGGTGATCGACTGGGAAAGCTTGCCGCACGCCCGCTTCGCCCATCCCGAGGCCGAGCATCTGCTGCCGCTGATGGTCGCGCTCGGTGCAGGCGGCGAGGCGGCGGCGGTATGCGACTATCGCGACGTCGTGCTCGGCTGGGCGGTGACGGCCTATCGCTTCGGCTGA
- a CDS encoding (2Fe-2S)-binding protein produces the protein MSRLTVNNQPVEYRLDPATPLLWALRDASNLTGTKYGCGTGDCGACTVDVDGRAVLSCRVAIGSVEGSYVTTIEGLSRERNHPLQLAFIAANVPQCGFCIPGILMAAAVLLKRSPDPSEADIRGAIRNLCRCGIYPRLIEAIQRAGRAARGEETIPAGARPGIDPADAASVVPALVPPPADAARDKLSER, from the coding sequence ATGTCGCGCCTCACGGTCAACAACCAGCCGGTCGAATACCGGCTCGATCCCGCCACGCCCCTGCTGTGGGCGTTGCGCGACGCATCGAACCTGACCGGGACGAAATATGGCTGTGGCACCGGCGATTGCGGCGCGTGCACGGTGGATGTCGACGGGCGCGCGGTGCTGTCGTGCCGGGTCGCGATCGGATCGGTCGAGGGCAGCTACGTCACCACGATCGAGGGCCTGTCGCGCGAGCGCAACCACCCGCTGCAACTCGCCTTCATTGCCGCCAACGTGCCGCAATGCGGCTTCTGCATCCCCGGCATCCTCATGGCCGCCGCAGTGCTGCTCAAGCGCAGTCCCGATCCCAGCGAGGCCGATATCCGCGGCGCGATCCGCAACCTGTGCCGCTGCGGCATCTATCCGCGGCTGATCGAGGCGATCCAGCGTGCCGGTCGCGCCGCCCGCGGCGAGGAGACGATCCCCGCCGGCGCGCGACCCGGTATCGATCCCGCCGACGCGGCGAGCGTCGTCCCGGCGCTCGTGCCCCCGCCGGCCGACGCCGCGCGCGACAAGCTGTCGGAACGCTGA
- a CDS encoding RcnB family protein: MKTVIKALLAASMLMPVAAQAQDGRGGWDQRGPGPDRGPRPDAGPRPEPSGDRGWQGQGRAERPQPGNFGPDRGPPPPRERRDDGPGRGPGDGGPGFRDDRPDRGPRPDRDDPRPDRGPNVGWGNVGRGNVGRADDGRGWDERRFDDRGPAARDWRAGQRGGAWDRRWRDDDRYDWNRYRAVNRGAYRLPRYYAPSGWGRGYRRFGVGVPLSPVLFSRAYWIGDPYAYRLPEAYGPYRWVRYYDDALLVDLRSGLVIDTVYGIFY; this comes from the coding sequence ATGAAGACCGTGATCAAGGCGTTGCTGGCGGCATCGATGCTGATGCCGGTGGCCGCGCAGGCGCAGGACGGACGCGGCGGCTGGGACCAGCGCGGGCCGGGGCCGGACCGCGGCCCACGCCCGGATGCCGGGCCGCGGCCGGAGCCCTCGGGCGATCGCGGCTGGCAGGGCCAGGGCCGCGCCGAGCGGCCGCAGCCGGGCAACTTCGGGCCGGATCGTGGTCCGCCGCCGCCGCGCGAGCGCCGCGACGATGGTCCGGGGCGCGGCCCCGGCGATGGGGGACCGGGCTTTCGCGACGACCGTCCCGATCGCGGGCCGCGGCCGGATCGCGACGACCCGCGTCCCGACCGCGGCCCCAACGTCGGCTGGGGCAACGTCGGCCGCGGCAACGTCGGCCGTGCCGACGACGGCCGCGGCTGGGACGAGCGCCGGTTCGACGATCGCGGCCCGGCGGCGCGCGACTGGCGCGCGGGGCAGCGGGGCGGCGCCTGGGACCGGCGCTGGCGCGACGACGACCGGTATGACTGGAACCGCTATCGCGCGGTGAACCGCGGCGCCTATCGCCTGCCGCGCTATTACGCGCCGTCGGGCTGGGGCCGCGGCTATCGCCGGTTCGGGGTCGGCGTGCCGCTGTCGCCGGTGTTGTTCAGCCGCGCCTATTGGATCGGCGATCCCTATGCCTATCGCCTGCCCGAGGCCTATGGTCCGTATCGCTGGGTGCGCTATTATGACGATGCGCTACTGGTCGACCTGCGCAGCGGGCTGGTGATCGATACGGTGTACGGCATCTTCTATTGA
- a CDS encoding 2OG-Fe(II) oxygenase, with the protein MFARRKAPAPSPLRQQAGARVAQRLDANPAVVRAEVPAIQIYYQLDFLDAAQCATLIAMIDANRRPSSLLSDRADPGFRTSESCDMNRYAPEVQPIDEAIAALLGLPADHGETLQGQRYAAGQQFRAHHDYFHETESYWEQMQASGGQRTWTTMIYLNDVAEGGATWFPQAGFKIAPRQGLLLAWNNMNPDGTPNTATLHEGTAVVEGTKYIVTKWFRERSWLKRSN; encoded by the coding sequence ATGTTCGCCCGTCGCAAAGCGCCCGCCCCTTCCCCGCTGCGCCAGCAGGCCGGTGCCCGCGTCGCGCAGCGGCTCGACGCCAATCCCGCCGTCGTCCGGGCCGAGGTGCCGGCGATCCAGATCTATTATCAGCTCGATTTCCTCGATGCGGCGCAATGCGCGACGCTGATCGCAATGATCGACGCCAACCGCCGGCCGTCGTCGCTGCTGTCGGATCGTGCCGACCCCGGCTTCCGCACCAGCGAGAGCTGCGACATGAACCGCTATGCGCCCGAGGTGCAGCCGATCGACGAGGCGATCGCCGCACTGCTCGGCCTGCCTGCCGACCATGGCGAGACGCTGCAGGGCCAGCGCTATGCCGCCGGACAGCAATTCCGCGCGCATCACGACTATTTCCACGAGACCGAGAGCTATTGGGAGCAGATGCAGGCGTCCGGCGGGCAGCGGACGTGGACGACGATGATCTATCTCAACGACGTCGCCGAGGGGGGCGCGACCTGGTTTCCGCAGGCCGGGTTCAAGATCGCACCGCGGCAAGGGCTGCTGCTCGCCTGGAACAACATGAACCCCGACGGCACGCCCAATACGGCGACGCTGCACGAGGGGACGGCGGTGGTGGAGGGGACGAAATATATCGTCACCAAGTGGTTCCGCGAGCGTTCCTGGCTCAAGCGATCCAATTGA